The DNA sequence CGGCAGTGCGCGTCGGCTGCCCTCGGCCGGTGCCGTGGCGGTGGCGGCCGGGGTGGCCCAGCGGATGGCCGACGGCAGCGTCGTCTTCGGGGGCGCGCCGGTCTCCGGCACCTCGCGGCCGGTCGTCCAGCGGGACTCCGAGGCCGACGAGGTCGTCGAGGAACCGCCGCCGCCCGAGCCCGACCCCGTAACGGAACCGGAGGAGGACAGCGCGGAGCCCGAGTCCGGCCCCGTAACGGAGGCGGGGGGCGGAGCCGGGGCTGCCCCGAAGGACGGCAAGGGCGCTCCCGCCGTCACGGACGAGCTGGTCCGGGCCCTGTACGCCCCGCTGAGCCGGCTCCTGAAGAACGACCTCCGGCTGGAACGTGAACGCGCCGGTCATCTCATCAACACCCGCCACTGACCGCCCCGCCTGACAGCGCCACACCTCGACCGCTCCAGCTCCCCGACCGCTCCAGCTCCCCGACCGCTCCGGCTTCCCGACCGCTCGACCGCCCAGCTGCTCCGCTCCCCACCGCTCCGCTCCCCAGCCGCTCCGCTCCCCGACCGCTCGACTGCCCGATCGCTCGACCGAACTGAGAGGTACGTGCCATGGCCACCGCCCAGGACAGCGACCCCGCCGTCAGCGTCTGCTTTGTCGTGACCATCGACGACATCGAACTCGGGTCGTTCAACACGTGCGAGGGCCTCGGCTGCGAAGTGGTCCTCGAAACGCGCGAGGAGGGCGGCAACAACGGGCATCTGTGGCAGCTGCCGACCCGGCTGAAGTACAGCAACGTGAAATTGTCGCGGCCGCTCACCCGGGAGACGGAGAAGGTGGCGCGCTGGTTCGCCACGATGACCACCGGGTTCAGCCGCAAGACCGCGCACATCGAGGCGCGGACCGGGGACGGTCAGAAGGTCGCCCAGTGGGGCCTGTTGGAGGTCGTGCCGGTGCGCTGGACCGGGCCGAGGTTCACGCCCGAGTCGCCGAAGGTCGCGATGGAGACCATCGAGATCGCCCACCACGGTTACGTGATGGAGGGCTGAGGACGATGAGCGGTGCGGGTCCCATCGCGTTCAGCGCGGCCGGTACGTCGGGGGTGGCCTCGGCGGCGAAGGGCGGTTCGGCGCGGCCCAAGCTGGAGCACGCCTATCTGGAACTGCGGACCCCGCCGACCGGGGGCGGGCTGACGCCCGGCGGGCCGTGCGGGCGGATCGACTTCCAGTTCAACCCCAAGGAGCTGAGCCTGACCAAGGCGGCCTCCTGGAAGCGGAGTCCGGCGAAGGGGGCGAAGAGTTCGGGCCCGCCGGAGTACCAGGGCTCCCAGCCCAGCAAGCTCACCGTCGAGATGTTCTTCGACGCCAGCGACACCCAGGACACCCGGGTCGTCACCTCGGTGGAGCAGCTCTTCGCGTGCTGCGTGCCGACGGACGAGACCCGGCAGCAGCAGCGGTCGTCCCCGCCGTGGGTCGTCTTCCACTGGGGCGGGCTGACGGGCTTTCCCGGTTACGTGAGCCAAGTCGCGGCCAAATACACGCTGTTCACGACCTCGGGCGTGCCGATCCGGGCGGTCTGCCAGGTCACCATGGAGGAGATCAGCGGCGAGACGCCCGGCCAGAACCCGACCTCGGGCGCGCTCGCCGCCCGGCGCGTCCACCGCGTCGGCTCGGGCGACTCGCTGCCCTCGCTCGCCCACCGGGAGTACGGGGACCCCGGGGCCTGGCGGGTGATCGCCGAGGCGAACGGGATCGACGACCCGATGCGGCTGGCCCCCGGCACCCAGCTCCTGCTGCCCGCCCTGGACGAGCTGGCCCGGCTGAGGGACAAGGGCAGGGGCAGGGACGCCTCGGACCGGGGCGCTGCCCAGACCGCCCGGGGCAGGGGGCGGGGCTGATGGCGGGGCAGGGGGTTTCCACGGCGTTGACGGTGGAGTTCGGCGGC is a window from the Streptomyces sp. MMBL 11-1 genome containing:
- a CDS encoding phage tail protein, with the protein product MATAQDSDPAVSVCFVVTIDDIELGSFNTCEGLGCEVVLETREEGGNNGHLWQLPTRLKYSNVKLSRPLTRETEKVARWFATMTTGFSRKTAHIEARTGDGQKVAQWGLLEVVPVRWTGPRFTPESPKVAMETIEIAHHGYVMEG
- a CDS encoding CIS tube protein, whose amino-acid sequence is MSGAGPIAFSAAGTSGVASAAKGGSARPKLEHAYLELRTPPTGGGLTPGGPCGRIDFQFNPKELSLTKAASWKRSPAKGAKSSGPPEYQGSQPSKLTVEMFFDASDTQDTRVVTSVEQLFACCVPTDETRQQQRSSPPWVVFHWGGLTGFPGYVSQVAAKYTLFTTSGVPIRAVCQVTMEEISGETPGQNPTSGALAARRVHRVGSGDSLPSLAHREYGDPGAWRVIAEANGIDDPMRLAPGTQLLLPALDELARLRDKGRGRDASDRGAAQTARGRGRG